The proteins below come from a single Pichia kudriavzevii chromosome 2, complete sequence genomic window:
- a CDS encoding uncharacterized protein (PKUD0B02920; similar to Saccharomyces cerevisiae YPL175W (SPT14); ancestral locus Anc_8.703), translating to MPEKKQLSSSKSYNIALVSDFFYPQPGGVELHIYHLAQNLIARNHSVVIITHAYGDRQGIRVLTNGLKVYYIPYLVVHRQSTFPSVFLAFPILRQIFIRESIDIVHGHGSCSSLCHEAIIHGNTMGLKTVFTDHSLFGFADVASIIHNKLLKFTLTDIGHVICVSHTCKENTVIRANLNPSFVSVIPNAVVHEDFEPAPVRPSLDRITIVVISRLFQNKGADLLTAIIPRLCADRVDIRFLIAGDGPKFIDLEQMRERYQLQDRVELIGSIRHEQVRDVMVQGQIYLHPSLTEAFGTVLVEAASCGLLVVTTNVGGIPEVLPRKMTVFADPDEDSLVESVNKAVMKLKENQVDTSTFHNEIKTMYGWEDVARRTEKVYDDVYKRENTSLINRLIKYYNSGSWAGLLFVLCIVTDIFILGVLEMIYPAKNIRLAKKWPKRKLKSL from the coding sequence ATGCCTGAGAAGAAGCAGTTGAGCTCAAGCAAGTCTTACAATATAGCCCTTGTTTCGGACTTTTTTTACCCACAGCCAGGAGGGGTTGAACTTCATATATATCATCTTGCACAAAATTTGATAGCACGAAATCATAGTGTCGTCATCATAACTCATGCCTATGGCGATAGGCAAGGGATCAGAGTTTTAACTAATGGATTGAAAGTTTATTACATTCCCTATCTTGTTGTTCATAGGCAAAGTACTTTCCCTTCGGTATTTTTAGCCTTTCCAATACTTCGTCAGATATTTATAAGAGAAtctattgatattgttCATGGACATGGCAGCTGTTCCTCTTTGTGTCATGAGGCTATCATACATGGTAATACAATGGGGTTGAAAACTGTGTTTACTGACCACTCTTTGTTTGGATTTGCAGATGTAGCTTCAATCATTCATAATAAGTTGTTAAAATTCACACTGACTGACATTGGACATGTTATATGCGTTTCTCATACATGCAAAGAAAATACGGTTATACGTGCCAACCTAAATCCTTCTTTTGTCAGTGTCATTCCAAATGCTGTTGTCCATGAAGATTTTGAGCCGGCTCCTGTGAGACCATCGTTGGATAGAATTACAATTGTTGTTATCTCAAgattgtttcaaaataagGGTGCAGATTTATTGACGGCCATTATACCTAGGTTATGCGCTGATAGAGTAGACATACGATTTTTGATTGCCGGTGATGGTCCTAAATTTATTGATCTAGAGCAAATGCGTGAAAGGTATCAACTACAAGATAGAGTTGAACTGATTGGATCGATTAGACATGAGCAAGTTAGAGATGTTATGGTACAAGGCCAAATCTACTTGCATCCGTCATTGACAGAGGCTTTTGGTACTGTTTTGGTGGAAGCTGCATCTTGTGGATTACTTGTAGTCACTACCAATGTTGGAGGTATTCCAGAAGTTTTACCACGTAAAATGACTGTTTTTGCCGACCCAGACGAAGATTCATTGGTTGAATCAGTTAATAAAGCTGTCATGAAACTGAAGGAAAACCAAGTTGACACTTCTACTTTCCATAATGAGATTAAGACGATGTATGGATGGGAGGATGTTGCAAGAAGGACGGAAAAGGTATATGATGATGTTTACAAACGAGAAAATACATCTCTAATTAATAGGTTGATTAAATATTATAATTCAGGTTCGTGGGCAGGTTTATTATTTGTCCTTTGTATTGTCACAGATATATTTATACTGGGTGTGTTAGAAATGATTTACCCTGCAAAGAACATTAGACTAGCCAAAAAATGgccaaaaagaaaactgaaaagtctataa
- a CDS encoding uncharacterized protein (PKUD0B02930; similar to Saccharomyces cerevisiae YPL176C (TRE1) and YOR256C (TRE2); ancestral locus Anc_8.702), with protein sequence MSSSKYTRLPVEDSGSYSPPSSSFSQSETQMGDNAILDSEEPLDLPPAYEPPSFIEFEIENENTDENMGFRAKAGKFMESFNSRVVRPISKTLDPVYQLYCYANARFEYMISKMGNPLIAKRMIYIVFVSIILYTVSLSGLSSDGVVGSHSDFSDQSKLLEFIELSVDPRRLEENLEYLSSMPHLSGTSGDMALARYFEELVLRSKLEINPDVAFDTYTNYPLEPKVLLFSGNGDEVLVECDLVETLEDHLESSIHKLAFNPGSKDMNSRGKLIYANYGTLQDYKILQERSIAINGSVLIIKYGGMYPAYKKLEYAQERGAIGVLFISDPQMKEYYNLESLQREPVAFTNKMPGNMLSPGIHSGSPVEHVGDLNSRLQEARVVPSIPSLPIKWKDFITIMDKLSNQGARIEGWDIEIEGKPIQIWTGGDDEVLLQNSLIQRPYKESWNIIGKLKGMEQDTFSIVIGASRDTMCYGAVESSGSAILLELMNIFSAMSSSLSWSPLRTIYFVSYGGSKYNLAGSTHFAMKNQDLFKRDVYTFIDLDDIIQGDNLEIIADPLFLNLVKDAIDKMAEANSTTPHFNYNSLEVFPYQLNSLSNSYPNVEHHNVAGISMKLKNSGNLKNQNTVQKFNIPQYSKNSCLDTFDNFRNRRIDPDMSKHAFMTKLIALVAVKLVETPILPYDLRAMWNNMKTNYLNVKEYSKSRGYDLSFDSIDKALNEILEIAQQNEAFVNTWNDICDDGHGSEPNLLTVNRWDWNAKLLLMTKVMIYMDGSYEHPFNYNLIYGLEEEPELRYFNDGEGFDDSIEMKNMFPGIWDAINKGAWDEAQFQINKVGEALNHCIKLFQY encoded by the coding sequence ATGTCATCGAGTAAGTATACAAGACTACCAGTTGAAGACTCTGGGAGCTATTCACCCCCAAGTTCGTCTTTTTCCCAAAGTGAGACTCAAATGGGGGACAATGCAATTTTAGATAGTGAAGAACCGTTAGATTTACCACCAGCGTATGAACCGCCATCATTTATTGAGtttgaaattgagaatGAAAACACTGATGAAAATATGGGATTCAGAGCTAAAGCAGGCAAATTTATGGAGTCTTTCAATTCTCGTGTTGTGAGGCCAATATCCAAGACCCTAGACCCAGTTTATCAGTTGTATTGTTATGCCAATGCTAGATTTGAGTATATGATTTCTAAAATGGGAAATCCTCTAATAGCAAAACGAATGATATATATTGTATTTGTTTCGATTATACTCTATACGGTTTCATTATCAGGGCTTAGCTCGGATGGTGTTGTTGGATCACATTCTGACTTTTCGGATCAAAGCAAGTTActtgaatttattgaattATCTGTTGATCCAAGAAGGCTTGAAGAGAATTTAGAGTATTTATCATCTATGCCGCACTTGTCAGGGACAAGTGGAGATATGGCACTTGCAAggtattttgaagaattggtTTTGAGAAGTAAACTTGAAATTAACCCAGATGTTGCGTTTGATACTTATACTAATTATCCACTTGAGCCTAAAGTATTGCTGTTTAGTGGAAACGGTGATGAGGTACTAGTGGAATGCGATTTGGTCGAAACCTTGGAAGACCATTTAGAGAGCAGTATTCACAAATTAGCATTTAATCCCGGTTCGAAAGACATGAATTCCAGGGGTAAGTTGATATATGCTAACTACGGTACTTTGCAAGACTATAAGATTTTACAAGAAAGATCTATTGCGATTAATGGTTCAGTCCTCATAATAAAGTATGGTGGTATGTATCCCGCTTACAAAAAGTTGGAATATGCACAGGAAAGAGGGGCTATTGGTGTTTTATTTATCAGTGATCCTCAAATGAAGGAATATTACAACTTGGAATCTTTACAGAGAGAACCTGTTGCATTCACCAACAAAATGCCAGGAAACATGTTGTCTCCAGGTATACATTCAGGATCACCTGTCGAACATGTTGGTGATTTAAACAGTAGATTACAGGAAGCTAGGGTTGTCCCTTCAATTCCATCCTTACCTATAAAGTGGAAAGATTTTATTACTATCATGGACAAATTATCCAACCAGGGGGCCAGGATTGAGGGATGGgacattgaaattgaaggcaAACCAATCCAGATTTGGACAGGTggagatgatgaagttttgTTGCAAAATAGCTTGATCCAACGCCCTTATAAAGAATCGTGGAATATTATAGGAAAACTTAAGGGTATGGAGCAAGATACTTTTTCCATTGTTATTGGCGCTTCGAGAGATACCATGTGTTATGGTGCAGTTGAAAGCTCAGGTTCAGCAATTCTGCTGGAATTAATGAATATCTTTAGTGCAATGTCGTCTTCATTATCATGGAGTCCACTTAGAACCATTTATTTCGTTTCTTATGGTGGCTCGAAGTATAATCTAGCAGGATCAACTCATTTTGCCATGAAAAACCAGGATTTATTTAAACGTGATGTTTATACGTTCATCGACTTAGATGATATAATTCAAGGTGATAACCTCGAAATAATTGCAGATCCACTGTTTCTCAATTTGGTTAAAGATGCGATAGATAAAATGGCAGAAGCAAATTCTACAACTCCTCACTTTAACTATAACTCATTAGAGGTGTTTCCTTACCAGCTAAACTcactttcaaattcataTCCAAATGTTGAACATCACAATGTTGCTGGAATATCCATGAAACTAAAAAATTCTGGTAATttaaaaaaccaaaatacAGTTCAAAAGTTTAATATACCACAATATTCCAAGAACTCATGCCTTGACACTTTCGATAATTTCAGAAACAGAAGAATCGATCCAGATATGTCGAAGCATGCATTTATGACTAAACTAATAGCTTTGGTTGCTGTAAAATTAGTTGAAACTCCAATTTTACCATATGATTTACGGGCAATGTGGAACAACATGAAAACCAACTACTTGAACGTTAAGGAATATTCCAAATCAAGAGGTTATGATTTAAGCTTTGACTCTATAGACAAGGCATTAAACGAAATACTTGAAATTGCTCAGCAAAATGAAGCCTTTGTCAATACCTGGAATGATATATGTGATGATGGTCATGGTTCAGAACCAAACCTTCTTACAGTTAATAGATGGGATTGGAATGCAAAACTATTATTAATGACCAAGGTAATGATTTATATGGATGGCTCATATGAACACCCCTTCAACTATAATTTAATATACGGATTGGAAGAAGAGCCCGAGCTAAGGTATTTCAATGATGGAGAAGGGTTTGATGATTCAATAGAGATGAAAAACATGTTTCCCGGAATATGGGATGCAATAAATAAAGGTGCTTGGGATGAAGCAcagtttcaaataaataaggTTGGTGAAGCACTGAATCACTGTATAAAACTATTCCAATACTAG